A window from Moritella yayanosii encodes these proteins:
- a CDS encoding transporter substrate-binding domain-containing protein, which produces MTKTSCIIALLCLLSLASISLSAHAQIDKIRLTAEERNYLSDRAPIKLCIDPNWMPYEAWDPKLGYIGIAADYIAVFSAMLDVEFKVRETKTWQQSLDVTRNGGCDLLSFLNQTPRRSQWLIFTAPYVEAEAALATLKNVHGIRNLKSLRGKTVAVVEGYVYEEYLRNNYPRVIVSRVDNTDEALQKTANGEIVATIESLFVLRYKIAKLGLKNLTVSGRTKYVNRYRFGVRKDQAMLRKILDKAIMQIEPKVENKILRKWSLEHNY; this is translated from the coding sequence AAGTTTAGCCAGTATTAGTCTATCTGCCCATGCCCAGATTGATAAAATACGCCTTACAGCTGAAGAGCGTAACTACCTTTCTGATCGAGCCCCGATAAAACTCTGTATTGATCCTAACTGGATGCCGTATGAAGCGTGGGATCCTAAACTTGGTTATATTGGTATTGCTGCTGATTATATTGCGGTGTTTTCGGCGATGCTCGATGTCGAATTTAAAGTGAGAGAAACCAAAACTTGGCAACAAAGTTTAGATGTCACTCGTAATGGTGGTTGTGATCTACTGTCATTTCTTAACCAAACCCCAAGACGTTCGCAATGGTTGATCTTTACTGCGCCTTATGTCGAAGCTGAGGCTGCACTAGCAACCTTGAAAAATGTGCATGGGATCCGTAATTTAAAGTCTCTTCGTGGTAAAACAGTCGCTGTCGTTGAAGGTTATGTGTATGAAGAATATCTCCGTAACAACTATCCCAGAGTGATTGTTAGCCGAGTCGATAACACGGATGAAGCACTGCAGAAAACGGCTAACGGTGAGATCGTCGCGACCATAGAATCCTTATTCGTACTGCGTTATAAAATCGCTAAACTGGGGCTAAAGAATTTAACCGTTTCAGGACGTACCAAATACGTGAACCGTTATCGTTTTGGGGTACGTAAAGACCAAGCCATGTTACGTAAAATTCTAGACAAGGCGATCATGCAAATTGAGCCTAAAGTGGAAAACAAAATTTTACGTAAATGGAGTCTAGAGCATAACTATTAA